One window of the Vicinamibacterales bacterium genome contains the following:
- the mltG gene encoding endolytic transglycosylase MltG: MKKLILALFILLTICAAAGAWFYFNIDRPYKGYAAAEQFVEIPQGAGSATIARRLADAGVVQDVSRFRIALWVTGQGRRLQAGEYRFDRPMSPREVIDKIARGDVVVTPLTFREGLTIRQMAALFESKGFGDAREFIAASSRGELVQDLDPAAKDLEGYLFPDTYTLPRRATAEQLVTRMVAGFRKALTPDIVDAAAARGLSLRQLVTLASIVEKETGNQDERPLVAAVYANRLKIGMGLQCDPTVIYALERAGRYDGNLTRADLQFDSPYNTYRYAGLPPGPIASPGRASLAAAASPAPVPYLYFVSKNDGSHAFAETLEEHNRNVHQYQVQYFRDLRRRGSGL; encoded by the coding sequence GTGAAGAAGCTCATCCTCGCGCTCTTCATCCTGCTCACCATCTGCGCCGCGGCCGGCGCGTGGTTCTACTTCAACATCGACCGGCCGTACAAGGGCTACGCTGCGGCGGAGCAGTTCGTCGAGATCCCGCAGGGGGCCGGCTCGGCCACCATCGCCCGCCGTCTCGCCGACGCCGGTGTCGTCCAGGACGTGTCGCGGTTCCGCATCGCGCTGTGGGTGACGGGGCAGGGGCGGCGCCTGCAGGCGGGGGAGTACCGGTTCGATCGGCCGATGTCGCCGCGCGAGGTGATCGACAAGATCGCCCGCGGCGACGTGGTCGTGACGCCGCTGACGTTCCGCGAAGGGCTGACGATCCGCCAGATGGCGGCGCTGTTCGAGAGCAAGGGGTTTGGCGACGCGCGCGAGTTCATTGCCGCGAGTTCGCGCGGCGAGCTGGTGCAGGACCTCGATCCGGCGGCGAAGGATCTGGAAGGCTACCTGTTCCCCGACACCTACACGCTGCCGCGCCGCGCGACCGCCGAGCAGCTGGTGACGCGGATGGTGGCCGGCTTCCGCAAGGCGTTGACGCCGGACATCGTCGACGCGGCGGCGGCCAGGGGGCTGTCGCTGCGGCAGCTGGTGACGCTGGCGTCGATTGTCGAGAAGGAGACGGGGAACCAGGACGAACGGCCGCTGGTCGCGGCGGTGTATGCCAACCGGCTGAAGATCGGCATGGGCCTGCAGTGCGATCCGACCGTCATCTACGCGCTGGAGCGCGCCGGCCGGTACGACGGCAATCTCACGCGCGCGGATCTGCAGTTCGACTCTCCGTACAACACGTATCGCTACGCGGGGCTGCCGCCGGGCCCGATCGCGTCGCCCGGCCGCGCCTCGCTGGCGGCCGCCGCCTCGCCGGCCCCGGTGCCGTATCTGTATTTCGTGAGCAAGAACGACGGGTCCCACGCGTTTGCCGAGACGCTGGAGGAGCACAACCGCAACGTGCACCAGTATCAGGTGCAGTACTTCCGCGACCTCCGACGTCGGGGGTCCGGTCTGTAA
- the ruvX gene encoding Holliday junction resolvase RuvX, whose amino-acid sequence MRVLGIDYGERRIGLALSDATGLLASPWKRLQNDANLGAAVQRLAAEIRTLQSEDGLDAIVIGLPRRLNGEPNDQTARVRKLAEMLAAAVTVPISLQDERLTSHEADELLAARERDWRKRKDQLDAMAAALILQDFLDGRPRP is encoded by the coding sequence GTGCGGGTGCTCGGGATCGATTACGGCGAGCGGCGGATTGGGCTTGCGTTGTCGGACGCGACCGGGCTCCTCGCCTCACCGTGGAAGCGGCTCCAGAACGATGCCAACCTCGGCGCCGCCGTGCAGCGGCTGGCGGCGGAGATCCGGACATTACAGTCGGAGGACGGGCTCGACGCTATTGTCATCGGACTGCCCCGGCGGTTGAACGGCGAACCGAACGATCAGACCGCGCGGGTGCGGAAACTCGCCGAAATGCTGGCGGCGGCGGTCACGGTACCGATTTCGCTTCAGGACGAGCGGTTGACGAGTCACGAGGCCGACGAACTGCTGGCCGCGCGCGAGCGCGACTGGCGCAAACGGAAGGACCAGCTCGACGCGATGGCTGCCGCGCTCATCCTGCAGGATTTTCTCGACGGCCGGCCACGCCCGTGA
- a CDS encoding ADOP family duplicated permease, whose amino-acid sequence MEPWLRDIRLAWRRLRLAPGFTCFAIASLAVGIGVSSAIYAAVRTLFWMPMGIPAPERTLSWTAAGRSTPSISWPDFLDIRAQQSSFSSIGAARRMVAAISIGSTVETVFGESVSGEYFATLGLAARHGRLLQAQDEADAARVAVVSESFWRSRLGADPAAVGRLFTLGGETFELVGVVRGTFHGVHLMLPASIWIPEVSVPDKAGTGWAARQRRDRNLRSIAVWGRLKPGVTAAQASAEAAVIGQRLDAAYPPSPGSTPYGAVPRRVWTVRDGTQAAEADRIDVLGGAILFAVAMVLLIACTNLANLSLAKGTSRMHEIAVRTALGASRGRLVREHLLESGLVTLAGGALGLVLLVVLTRAFETDLPIAQNVVIHFTPEISGPVLLASAVATMLALFVFGVWPALQSTRDDVRGRLGAGGAATPARWRLHRTLVAWQVSGSVAMVLVAAMCVKVVSWAGSLDAGIDYRRLALAQVDFALNGRDPARARAIVDDILASVRAQPGVERAAASSGLPFGMMPPSVYITPIEEPFTATRDVGHYTYRIAATPDVLATLGMRLVRGRGFTDRDDAQAPRVAIVSEGVAREVFNTIDVVGRTVMLHPWRRILNDRIAPAVHTIVGVSADTDTFRLTRRGNPPLFVPLAQHYDPGIAISVRSANPSAAVGALRAAIRRVDPELALMAIGTGPRLLEGPFLLLRIVGGLAAALGGVALLLAMAGLYGVLAHVVARRTREIGIRIAIGANRGAIFRLILRDGFRPVLKGLVIGLVFGVLIRVALKATIVTTLSPIDPGLFVMVPVPFALAALLACCVPASRAARVEPNVALRDL is encoded by the coding sequence ATGGAGCCATGGCTTCGCGACATTCGGCTGGCGTGGCGCCGGCTGCGGCTGGCGCCCGGGTTCACCTGCTTCGCGATCGCCTCGCTCGCGGTGGGGATTGGCGTATCGAGCGCGATCTATGCGGCGGTGCGCACGCTGTTCTGGATGCCGATGGGGATCCCCGCGCCCGAGCGCACGTTGTCGTGGACCGCAGCGGGACGTTCGACTCCCTCGATCTCCTGGCCGGACTTTCTCGACATCCGCGCGCAGCAGTCGAGCTTCTCCTCGATCGGCGCGGCGCGGCGCATGGTGGCGGCGATCTCGATCGGCAGCACCGTCGAGACGGTGTTCGGCGAGAGCGTCAGCGGCGAGTATTTCGCGACCCTCGGTCTGGCCGCGCGGCATGGACGTCTGCTGCAGGCGCAGGACGAGGCAGACGCGGCGCGGGTCGCGGTCGTCTCCGAATCGTTCTGGCGTTCCCGGCTCGGGGCCGACCCGGCCGCGGTCGGCCGGCTGTTCACGCTCGGCGGAGAGACGTTCGAACTGGTCGGCGTGGTTCGCGGCACCTTTCACGGCGTGCACCTGATGCTGCCGGCGTCCATCTGGATTCCGGAGGTCAGCGTGCCCGACAAGGCTGGCACCGGCTGGGCCGCGCGGCAGCGGCGCGATCGGAACCTCCGCTCGATCGCGGTCTGGGGCCGGTTGAAACCCGGCGTGACGGCCGCACAGGCGTCCGCCGAAGCGGCGGTCATCGGGCAGCGGCTCGACGCCGCGTACCCGCCATCGCCGGGCTCGACCCCGTACGGCGCGGTGCCGCGCCGCGTCTGGACCGTGCGCGACGGCACGCAAGCCGCGGAGGCCGACCGGATCGACGTCCTCGGCGGCGCCATCCTGTTTGCCGTCGCGATGGTCCTGCTCATCGCGTGCACCAACCTCGCGAACCTGTCGCTGGCAAAGGGCACGTCGCGCATGCACGAGATCGCGGTACGCACCGCGCTCGGCGCGTCGCGCGGCCGTCTCGTCCGCGAGCACCTGCTCGAGAGCGGTCTGGTGACGCTGGCCGGCGGCGCCCTCGGTCTCGTCCTGCTCGTCGTGTTGACGCGCGCGTTCGAGACCGACCTGCCCATTGCCCAGAACGTCGTCATCCACTTCACGCCCGAGATCAGCGGCCCCGTGCTCCTCGCCTCGGCCGTAGCGACGATGCTCGCGCTGTTCGTTTTCGGCGTCTGGCCCGCGCTGCAATCCACGCGGGACGACGTTCGCGGCAGGCTTGGCGCCGGCGGCGCGGCCACCCCGGCGCGGTGGCGCCTGCATCGCACGCTCGTGGCCTGGCAGGTGAGCGGCTCGGTCGCGATGGTGCTCGTCGCCGCGATGTGCGTGAAAGTGGTCAGCTGGGCCGGCAGCCTCGACGCCGGCATCGACTACCGGCGCCTCGCGCTGGCGCAAGTGGACTTCGCGTTGAACGGCCGTGACCCGGCACGCGCCCGGGCGATCGTCGACGACATCCTGGCGAGCGTGCGTGCTCAGCCCGGCGTCGAGCGCGCGGCCGCATCGTCCGGGCTGCCGTTCGGCATGATGCCGCCGTCGGTCTACATCACGCCCATCGAAGAGCCGTTCACCGCGACGCGGGACGTCGGCCACTACACGTACCGGATCGCGGCGACGCCGGACGTTCTGGCGACGCTCGGGATGCGCCTCGTCCGCGGCCGCGGCTTCACCGACCGCGACGATGCGCAGGCGCCGCGCGTCGCCATCGTGAGCGAGGGAGTGGCGCGGGAGGTATTCAATACGATCGATGTGGTGGGTCGAACGGTGATGCTGCACCCGTGGCGCAGAATTCTCAACGACAGGATCGCGCCGGCGGTCCACACCATCGTGGGCGTTTCTGCTGATACGGACACGTTCAGGCTGACGCGCCGCGGCAATCCGCCGCTGTTCGTGCCGCTCGCGCAGCACTACGACCCGGGCATTGCGATCAGCGTACGGAGCGCGAACCCCTCGGCCGCCGTCGGCGCGCTGCGCGCCGCGATCAGACGTGTCGATCCCGAGCTCGCGCTGATGGCGATCGGGACGGGTCCGCGGTTGCTGGAAGGGCCGTTTCTCCTGCTGCGGATCGTCGGTGGTCTGGCGGCCGCGCTCGGGGGCGTGGCGCTGCTGCTGGCGATGGCCGGGCTCTATGGCGTGCTGGCGCACGTCGTCGCGCGCCGGACGCGAGAGATCGGCATCCGCATCGCGATCGGCGCGAACCGGGGCGCGATCTTCCGTCTGATCCTGCGCGATGGCTTCCGTCCCGTGCTCAAGGGACTCGTCATCGGGCTCGTATTCGGCGTCCTGATCCGCGTCGCGCTGAAGGCCACCATCGTCACGACGCTGAGCCCGATCGATCCTGGACTGTTCGTCATGGTGCCGGTTCCGTTCGCGCTCGCCGCGCTCCTGGCCTGCTGCGTCCCGGCGTCGCGAGCGGCGCGCGTCGAGCCGAACGTGGCGCTCCGGGACCTCTAG
- a CDS encoding alkaline phosphatase family protein codes for MCNWMKALAIAAAASALCTAACSGGAARGPSRVDKKMVILGFDGMDPALLQRYLAEGKMPHIAALAKRGGFAPLQTTHSPESPTAWASFATGVNAGKHNIYDFLVRDTTTYLPDLGMVTRTPPKFLFNYFPVSKPKVDSTRGGTSFWVTAGQAGVRSDILTVPVTFPPEEVPHGFMLSGLPLPDIRGTMGTFSYYATDLSRYEEGNTEMGGILKRLVFEGDTAASELDGPPSPIVRQKIEAIRRKGATLSEADRTQLAELQAVQDVRVPFTIQWNRAAKNASLAIDGQTIALEPGRWTPWIDLTFKVNFVVRLQGMVQMLLMNAGSELQLYVSPVNFKPENPPVPISSPPAFAADLRKGVGNFRTLGWAEATWALNEGRMDEKTFMDDLMVAFDDRAKVILHRLGASDWDLLIGVIESTDRVQHMMWRLIDPKHPLYDAALAARFGDSIERVYRRADDFVGEVVKRVGADVPVVIVSDHGFHSWRKAVNLNTFLVQHGYMVMKGQSADKKLADLFGGGTFWENVDWSKTRAYAMGIGQIYFNLRGRESQGIVSPGAEAAALADELSARLLTMTDPDGGTPIVRAVYKRDDIYTGPYLHNASELQVGMHEGYRVSWQTTLGGSPPGIVYKNDRKWSADHGGYDFAITSGILVSALPITSTSPRIIDLAPTVLKYFGVSIPGDVDGKPLF; via the coding sequence ATGTGCAACTGGATGAAGGCGCTCGCGATCGCCGCTGCGGCCTCCGCGCTGTGCACCGCCGCCTGTTCGGGCGGCGCGGCGCGCGGCCCGTCCAGAGTCGACAAGAAGATGGTGATTCTCGGGTTCGACGGCATGGACCCGGCGCTGCTGCAGCGCTACCTCGCCGAGGGCAAGATGCCGCACATCGCCGCGCTGGCAAAGCGCGGCGGCTTCGCGCCGCTGCAGACGACGCATTCGCCCGAGTCGCCGACGGCGTGGGCCTCGTTCGCGACCGGCGTGAACGCCGGCAAGCACAACATCTACGACTTCCTGGTGCGCGACACCACGACCTACCTGCCGGATCTCGGGATGGTGACGCGCACGCCGCCGAAGTTCCTGTTCAACTACTTCCCGGTCTCGAAGCCGAAGGTCGATTCGACGCGCGGCGGAACCTCCTTCTGGGTGACCGCCGGCCAGGCCGGCGTGCGGTCCGACATCCTCACCGTGCCGGTGACGTTCCCGCCCGAAGAGGTGCCGCACGGCTTCATGCTCTCGGGCCTGCCGCTGCCGGACATCCGCGGCACGATGGGCACCTTCTCGTACTACGCGACGGATCTGAGCCGGTACGAGGAAGGCAACACGGAGATGGGCGGCATCCTGAAGCGCCTGGTCTTCGAGGGAGACACCGCAGCCAGCGAGCTGGACGGGCCGCCCAGCCCGATCGTCCGGCAGAAGATCGAAGCGATCCGCCGCAAGGGGGCGACGCTCAGCGAAGCGGATCGCACGCAGCTGGCCGAGCTGCAGGCGGTGCAGGACGTGCGCGTGCCGTTCACGATCCAGTGGAACCGCGCGGCGAAGAACGCGTCGCTCGCCATCGACGGACAGACCATCGCGCTCGAGCCGGGCAGGTGGACGCCGTGGATCGACCTCACCTTCAAGGTGAACTTCGTCGTCCGGCTGCAGGGCATGGTGCAGATGCTGCTGATGAACGCCGGCAGCGAGCTGCAGCTCTACGTCTCGCCGGTGAACTTCAAACCGGAGAATCCGCCGGTGCCGATCTCGTCGCCGCCGGCGTTCGCCGCCGATCTGCGGAAGGGGGTCGGCAATTTCCGGACGCTGGGATGGGCGGAGGCGACCTGGGCGCTGAACGAAGGGCGCATGGACGAGAAGACGTTCATGGACGACCTCATGGTCGCCTTCGACGACCGCGCCAAGGTGATCCTGCACCGGCTCGGCGCCAGCGACTGGGATCTGCTGATCGGCGTCATCGAGTCGACCGACCGCGTCCAGCACATGATGTGGCGGCTGATCGATCCGAAGCATCCGTTGTACGACGCCGCGCTCGCGGCCCGGTTCGGCGACTCGATCGAGCGCGTCTACCGCCGCGCCGACGACTTCGTGGGCGAAGTGGTGAAGCGCGTCGGCGCCGACGTGCCGGTGGTGATCGTCTCGGACCACGGCTTCCACTCGTGGCGCAAGGCGGTGAATCTCAACACCTTCCTGGTGCAGCACGGCTACATGGTGATGAAGGGGCAGAGCGCCGATAAGAAACTGGCGGACCTCTTCGGCGGCGGCACCTTCTGGGAGAACGTCGACTGGTCGAAGACCCGCGCCTACGCCATGGGCATCGGCCAGATCTACTTCAATCTGCGCGGCCGCGAGTCGCAGGGCATCGTGAGCCCCGGCGCGGAGGCGGCGGCGCTCGCCGACGAGCTGAGCGCGCGGCTGCTCACCATGACCGATCCGGACGGCGGCACGCCGATCGTGCGCGCCGTCTACAAGCGTGACGACATCTATACCGGCCCCTACCTGCACAACGCCTCGGAGCTGCAGGTCGGCATGCACGAGGGCTACCGCGTGTCCTGGCAGACCACGCTCGGCGGCTCCCCTCCCGGCATCGTCTACAAGAACGATCGGAAGTGGAGCGCGGACCATGGCGGCTACGACTTCGCGATCACCTCGGGCATCCTGGTGAGCGCCCTCCCGATCACCTCGACCTCGCCGCGGATCATCGATCTCGCGCCGACGGTCCTGAAATATTTCGGCGTCTCGATCCCTGGGGATGTGGATGGCAAGCCGCTGTTCTGA
- a CDS encoding peptidoglycan DD-metalloendopeptidase family protein, with translation MASRCSEDRPAASGFSRKILTAGITLLLGLGLGAQTPDRSQTEALARRAAERLAALQKESERLASQERGVLAELRKLEVDRAIKVEELAAIERDSRGVQDKLAAATRRAAELQGEADRQRPDVEARLVHLYKMGRAGYWRLLLDVNNLREVGRAYRTAAALNRIDRDRVEEHRRTLAALAAERTALEARARELTILQRRARDAAAGIERAVAARATLVRSIDERRDLNAQLAGELQDAQQKIQATLAAAAAGRPATAPNLPLRPFQGTLPWPAEGVVSARFGRQPPNTAGPPVRNGIELSLPEGQPVNAVHSGTVAYADLFSGYANLVIVEHADGAYSLYGHLATTVVKKGDRVEAGTTVGTAGRNPAGNPSIYFELRVDGRPVDPLQWLKR, from the coding sequence ATGGCAAGCCGCTGTTCTGAGGATCGTCCGGCAGCGTCCGGCTTCAGCCGGAAGATCCTGACCGCCGGCATCACCCTGCTGCTCGGTCTGGGGCTGGGAGCCCAGACCCCCGACCGATCCCAGACCGAAGCGCTCGCGCGGCGCGCCGCGGAGCGGCTGGCCGCGCTGCAGAAGGAATCCGAGCGGCTCGCCAGCCAGGAGCGCGGCGTGCTCGCGGAACTCCGCAAGCTCGAGGTCGATCGCGCGATCAAGGTCGAGGAGCTGGCGGCCATCGAGCGCGATTCGCGCGGCGTCCAGGACAAGCTCGCCGCCGCGACCCGGCGCGCCGCCGAGCTCCAGGGGGAAGCCGACCGGCAGCGGCCGGACGTCGAAGCGCGCCTGGTGCACTTGTACAAGATGGGGCGCGCCGGCTACTGGCGCCTGCTGCTCGACGTCAACAACCTGCGCGAAGTCGGCCGCGCGTACCGCACCGCCGCGGCGCTGAACCGCATCGATCGCGATCGCGTCGAGGAACACCGACGCACCCTCGCGGCGCTGGCGGCGGAGCGCACGGCGCTCGAGGCGCGCGCCAGGGAGCTGACGATCCTGCAGCGCCGCGCCCGCGACGCGGCCGCCGGAATCGAACGCGCCGTGGCTGCCCGCGCCACCCTCGTGCGATCGATCGACGAGCGCCGCGATCTCAACGCGCAGCTCGCCGGCGAGCTGCAGGACGCGCAGCAGAAGATCCAGGCGACGCTCGCCGCCGCCGCGGCCGGCCGTCCCGCTACCGCGCCGAACCTGCCGCTACGTCCGTTCCAGGGCACGCTGCCCTGGCCGGCCGAGGGTGTCGTGTCGGCGCGCTTCGGCCGGCAGCCTCCCAACACGGCAGGCCCCCCGGTCCGGAACGGCATCGAGCTGTCGCTGCCGGAGGGGCAGCCGGTCAATGCCGTCCATAGCGGGACCGTGGCGTATGCCGACCTCTTCAGTGGCTATGCCAACCTGGTCATTGTCGAGCATGCCGACGGGGCCTACTCGCTCTACGGCCACCTCGCCACCACCGTCGTCAAGAAAGGTGACCGGGTCGAGGCCGGGACGACCGTCGGGACCGCCGGGCGAAACCCGGCCGGGAACCCCTCGATCTACTTCGAGCTTCGCGTCGACGGCAGGCCCGTCGATCCCCTACAATGGCTGAAGCGATGA
- a CDS encoding S41 family peptidase encodes MTTRTRLSVLLISTPLVAFIVFGGMMGKASGGDQTFQHLRIFEDVVSLILNNYVEEAKVDRVMEGAMRGLADGLDPDSAYLTAAQVKLVDPGEKPAAGDVGVELTRQYYLRVIAARDESPAAKAGLQTGDYVRAIDGRPARDMSVFEGMRMLRGAPGTKVTLTIIRGNAAEPRQIELVREKTPGAIVTGRMLPGDLGYLRIAAFGPDATAKIRAQATELQKAGAKHLIVDVRRTAEGPFESGIDAARLFVKTGTLAMVAGRDPKATPPPSNPQTSRPAAAEPPARVSQESIKETIAAKAGDGAIALPVTLLVTTGTSGAAELFAAALDGNTRADLVGERTLGRAGIQKLVRLPDGRGLWLTYARYLTPGGEIIQGRGLTPDLAVDEPDVDFDQQKPATDPVLDAAVARIQKNG; translated from the coding sequence ATGACTACCCGCACGCGACTCTCCGTCCTGCTGATCTCGACGCCGCTCGTCGCCTTCATCGTGTTCGGCGGCATGATGGGCAAGGCGTCCGGCGGCGACCAGACGTTCCAGCATCTCCGCATCTTCGAAGACGTCGTCTCGCTGATCCTCAACAACTACGTCGAGGAGGCGAAGGTCGATCGCGTCATGGAAGGGGCGATGCGCGGTCTCGCGGACGGCCTCGATCCCGACAGCGCGTATCTCACCGCGGCGCAGGTCAAGCTGGTGGATCCGGGCGAGAAGCCCGCCGCCGGCGACGTCGGCGTCGAGCTGACCCGTCAGTACTACTTGCGCGTGATCGCCGCGCGCGACGAGTCGCCGGCGGCGAAGGCCGGATTGCAGACCGGCGATTACGTCCGCGCCATCGACGGCAGGCCGGCGCGCGACATGTCGGTGTTCGAGGGCATGCGGATGCTGCGCGGCGCGCCCGGCACCAAGGTGACGCTGACGATCATCCGCGGCAACGCCGCGGAGCCGCGGCAGATCGAACTGGTGCGCGAGAAGACGCCCGGCGCGATCGTCACCGGCCGCATGCTGCCCGGGGATCTCGGCTACCTGCGCATCGCCGCGTTCGGTCCCGACGCGACGGCGAAAATCCGCGCCCAGGCGACGGAGCTGCAGAAGGCCGGCGCGAAACACCTGATCGTCGACGTGCGCCGCACCGCGGAAGGGCCGTTCGAGAGCGGCATCGACGCGGCGCGCCTGTTCGTGAAGACGGGCACGCTGGCGATGGTGGCCGGGCGCGACCCGAAGGCGACGCCGCCGCCGTCGAACCCGCAGACCTCGCGTCCGGCGGCGGCGGAACCGCCCGCGAGAGTATCGCAGGAGTCGATCAAGGAAACCATCGCCGCCAAGGCCGGCGACGGCGCCATTGCGCTGCCGGTCACGCTCCTGGTGACCACCGGCACCTCCGGCGCGGCGGAGCTGTTCGCCGCGGCGCTCGACGGCAACACACGCGCGGATCTCGTCGGCGAGCGGACGCTCGGACGCGCCGGGATTCAAAAGCTGGTGCGGCTGCCCGACGGCCGCGGCCTGTGGCTCACCTACGCGCGCTATCTCACGCCCGGCGGCGAGATCATCCAGGGACGCGGCCTCACCCCCGACCTGGCGGTCGACGAGCCCGACGTGGACTTCGATCAGCAGAAACCGGCCACCGACCCGGTGCTCGACGCCGCCGTGGCCCGGATCCAGAAAAACGGGTAA
- the thrS gene encoding threonine--tRNA ligase, whose protein sequence is MSEISVTLPDGSVRRVSAGSTPADVAAGISPRLAKAAIAAIVDGKPVDLTCPLTADARVEILTDRGSDAMHVYRHSTAHLLAAAVTNLFPGVQCGIGPATDEGFFYDFVVPRPFVPEDLEAIEKKMKEMAAQDLPYERQLWPREEAIAFFKQRGEPLKVQLIEEKTAGQPEVSVYTIKDRDTFVDFCVGPHVPSTSRLKGFKLLNTSNAYWKGDAKGTPMQRIYGTAFFSDKDLQAHLQRIEEAKKRDHRRVGKELGLFTFHQWAPGAAFWLGKGTTLYNTLADYMRRVLFPSGYVEVKTPLIYNKALWETSGHWGHYRENMFLVESRDGDPMGVKAMNCPGHMLVFGSEVRSYRDLPLRFHEQTPLHRNEASGVLAGLTRVRQFSQDDAHCFVTQEQIGEEVERLIRLVQRVYADFGLPFVAKLSTRPDEFLGEVATWDNAEAQLKAALAAAAMPYELNEKDGAFYGPKIDFDIMDALGRRWQCATIQLDYQIPQRFGLKYVGADNAEHMPIVIHRAIFGSFERFIGILIEHYAGAFPLWLAPVQVTVLPIADRHAAYAAGVRDRLAAAGLRVELDARQEKINYKIREAQLQKIPYMLVAGDREAAEGTVSVRSRSGGDQGAQRVDEFVQTALTEIAGKGQAEPESGAAA, encoded by the coding sequence ATGAGTGAGATCTCAGTCACGCTGCCCGACGGATCGGTCCGTCGTGTGAGCGCCGGCAGTACGCCTGCCGACGTCGCGGCCGGGATCTCTCCGCGCCTCGCCAAGGCCGCCATCGCCGCCATCGTCGACGGCAAGCCCGTCGATCTCACCTGCCCGCTCACGGCGGATGCCCGGGTCGAGATCCTCACGGACCGCGGCAGCGACGCGATGCACGTCTACCGTCACAGCACGGCGCACCTGCTGGCGGCGGCGGTGACGAATCTCTTCCCCGGCGTCCAGTGCGGCATCGGTCCGGCGACGGACGAGGGCTTCTTCTACGACTTCGTCGTCCCGCGGCCGTTCGTGCCCGAGGACCTCGAGGCGATCGAGAAGAAGATGAAGGAGATGGCCGCGCAGGATCTGCCCTACGAACGGCAGCTGTGGCCGCGCGAGGAAGCGATCGCGTTCTTCAAACAGCGCGGCGAGCCGCTGAAGGTGCAGTTGATCGAGGAGAAGACGGCCGGCCAGCCCGAGGTCTCCGTCTACACGATCAAGGACCGCGACACGTTCGTCGATTTCTGCGTCGGCCCGCACGTGCCGTCGACCAGCCGGCTGAAGGGCTTCAAGCTGCTCAACACGTCCAACGCGTACTGGAAAGGTGACGCGAAGGGGACGCCGATGCAGCGGATCTACGGCACGGCCTTCTTCAGCGACAAGGATCTCCAGGCGCACCTGCAGCGCATCGAGGAGGCGAAGAAGCGCGACCATCGCCGCGTCGGTAAGGAGCTCGGGCTCTTCACGTTCCACCAGTGGGCCCCCGGCGCCGCGTTCTGGCTCGGCAAGGGGACGACGCTCTACAACACGCTGGCGGATTACATGCGCCGCGTGCTGTTTCCCTCCGGCTACGTCGAGGTGAAGACGCCGCTCATCTACAACAAGGCGCTGTGGGAGACGTCCGGGCACTGGGGGCATTACCGCGAGAACATGTTCCTCGTCGAGTCCCGCGACGGCGATCCGATGGGCGTGAAGGCGATGAACTGCCCCGGCCACATGCTCGTCTTCGGCAGCGAAGTGCGGAGCTACCGCGATCTGCCGCTGCGCTTCCACGAGCAGACGCCGCTGCACCGCAACGAGGCGTCCGGCGTGCTCGCCGGGCTCACCCGGGTGCGCCAGTTCTCGCAGGACGACGCGCATTGTTTCGTGACCCAGGAGCAGATCGGCGAGGAAGTCGAGCGGCTGATCCGGCTGGTGCAGCGGGTGTATGCCGACTTCGGGCTGCCCTTCGTCGCCAAGCTGTCGACCCGGCCGGACGAGTTCCTCGGCGAGGTCGCGACGTGGGACAACGCGGAAGCGCAGCTCAAGGCGGCGCTCGCGGCGGCGGCGATGCCGTACGAGTTGAACGAGAAGGACGGCGCGTTCTACGGTCCGAAGATCGACTTCGACATCATGGACGCGCTCGGCCGCCGCTGGCAGTGCGCGACGATCCAGCTCGACTACCAGATCCCGCAGCGCTTCGGCCTGAAGTACGTCGGCGCGGACAATGCCGAGCACATGCCGATCGTCATCCACCGCGCGATCTTCGGCAGCTTCGAGCGGTTCATCGGCATCCTGATCGAGCACTACGCGGGGGCGTTCCCGCTGTGGCTGGCGCCGGTGCAGGTGACGGTGCTGCCGATTGCGGACCGCCACGCGGCGTATGCGGCGGGCGTGCGGGATCGGCTGGCGGCGGCGGGCCTGCGGGTGGAGCTGGACGCCCGGCAGGAGAAGATTAATTATAAGATCCGCGAGGCTCAGCTGCAGAAGATCCCCTACATGCTGGTCGCGGGGGATCGCGAGGCGGCGGAAGGCACGGTGTCGGTGCGCAGCCGCAGCGGCGGGGACCAGGGGGCGCAGCGCGTCGACGAGTTCGTGCAGACGGCGCTGACGGAAATCGCCGGCAAGGGGCAGGCGGAACCCGAATCGGGCGCCGCTGCGTAA